The Paenibacillus sp. FSL R7-0345 DNA segment TTAACAATACGTTCCTGAATAGCAGCAATTTCTTTAACCTGAACAGTAAGCTCTGCTACTTCCGGCATTTCAGTATATAGAGACTGTAAATAGGCAGGCACTCCTGAACGGAAAACCGTTGACTGCAGCAGACGGCCTCCCGGCAGATTCGGCCCCAAGTAAATACTGGCCGTTTCAACTGCAGGCTCGTCCGTCTCGGCAACATCGTTCAGTACACTTTCTTTCAACTCATTCGTCATTTCTGGTTTCAACTGCTCCACCAACATTTTGATTGTATTCTTCATCCGGCTCACAATTCTACCTCCTGTCTAATTTGGGGCAATGCCCATGTGGTTGTAACTTCCCCAGTCCACTCTGGTAATGATTGATCCTCACTCAGCTTCCATTTCCAGCTGTCATCAATAGCAAATTGCTTGGCGATGATCCTTTTTCGCATCAGCAGAATACGTACCCGCTCCATGAGGCTCAACAAATCAAGCAAGCCTGAGCCTTCTTCCGTCATAGTCCCAAACAGAAGTTTGATCTTAGTCATGATGTTGTCCTTATTTCCTTCTCCTTCCTCAGGGCGGATAATAATGAACGGATATGCCGGCTCCTGCGGTTCTGTAGGTAGAGCACCTATATGCACTGCCGGAAATATTGCCGCATCGTCAGCCAGCTCCTTTTCCAGAAAGGTTTGAATCGCTTTAACCAGTAAATAATTTGTCACTGCGCTCCTCCTTCCAAGGCAGATTTACTGCGATGTATCTTATGAATCTCACCTCCTTTCCTGCTTCGCGCTATCCTTAAGTTAATTGGTCTTTCTATCCATACGGGGCATTCACTAGACAAACGATGCTGCTTTTTTAGAGAACACATAGAATTTCTGCTACAAGCGGAGTAATTTTTCTCTGCGCCCGCTGAATGTACTCACTTACACTGCCTGCAGAGATACCGAGCATTTCTGCTACTGTGGCATGCGAAAAGCCTTCGCCATGCGTCAGCATATAACATTCCCGCTCTCGTCTGCTTAAGGGTTCCAAAGCGAACTCAAGTAATGCCTGCTGATCTTCTGATAACCCTGCCTTAGTGCAGTAAGTGGTGTCATTGCTGAATCTTTGCATACGCGCCGGTTCTAGCGGAATTTCCCGTTCATATCCGGCTCTGCGTTCAATACCTCTTCTGTTACCGGGACGTCTGCCTGTTGAAAGCCACTCAATTACATATTTACAGTCACTAATCATTCCGGAAATAATTTTTTTATCAGCAGCATCAGCGATAAAATAGGCATTTTCGGCCTGTTTCAGCGATTTACGGTATTCCAAGAGCATTTCATGATGATCATTTATATGCGGACTCTCTATCATATGCATACCTTCCCCTCGCTTATATACTCAATTGCGTATTTATCAGTTATATTATATTCAATTTCGTATTATGTCAAATAATATTTTCAATTAAAATACGATATTGAACATTTACATTCTAAACAAGGCTCCTTATAATAAAGAGGTAATGGGAAAGAACATATAATTATTTACTTTGCTCAAAGGAGGGCTACCTGTGCGGAGGGCTGAGGTTTTAAAAAAATTAATTGAGGAAACTGGCCTGAATACAAAAGCATTTGCAGAAAAGGCAGGAATTCCCTATACTACACTCAGGTCAATGCTAATGCGTGGTGTAAGCGGAGCATCAGTGGATAATGTAATTAAAGTTTGCCGTGCACTCGGAATAACGACGGAAGAAATGGACAGGCTGGCCTTTAGACCCGGGGAGGCAAATTCTTTTCAGCAGGAATATGCCGAATTCGAGGCCTTTATTAACAACCCCGAGCATAGCTTGTTTTTCAAGGATTATCTCGAAGCTCCGGAGGAACGCAAACGGGAGATGCTAACCTTCTGGCACTTTATTAAAGATGCTGAAAAGAAGAAGGCAGAGGACAAGTAATTAAATAAAACATGCATGATCGTGGTTTCAGCCAGCGAGCTGTTTCCACGCACCTATATATACGAACATACATTCCCTTCAGGAGGAAGCTAATGTTTAAACATTATAGAACAACACATCTCGAACAGTTCATCGAGCAGCTTTACTTTGAGAACCATATTACAGCTCCAGAGCAGATTACTATTCATGGGCTTGCCTTAGCCCTTAACATTCATACTACATACTCACCCATCAGTAGCCGGGCCTATGAGTCTAATTCAGGTATACGTTGCATTCTTTTGGACAGCCGTCTCCCTCCAATGAAACAACGTCTTGATTTCCTGCATGAGCTCTGTCATATTCTCCGGCATGTCGGTAATCAACTGATTATGCCGGACTTTTTCATTAAGTCTCAAGAAATCGATGCTGACAAATTTGTTCTTTATGCATCAATGCCCTACTTTATGATTAAGTCTCAGCAGTTGCCCGGGGATTACAATCAGACTATCGAGCTACTATCCGGCACTTTT contains these protein-coding regions:
- a CDS encoding helix-turn-helix transcriptional regulator produces the protein MRRAEVLKKLIEETGLNTKAFAEKAGIPYTTLRSMLMRGVSGASVDNVIKVCRALGITTEEMDRLAFRPGEANSFQQEYAEFEAFINNPEHSLFFKDYLEAPEERKREMLTFWHFIKDAEKKKAEDK
- a CDS encoding sigma factor-like helix-turn-helix DNA-binding protein, translating into MIESPHINDHHEMLLEYRKSLKQAENAYFIADAADKKIISGMISDCKYVIEWLSTGRRPGNRRGIERRAGYEREIPLEPARMQRFSNDTTYCTKAGLSEDQQALLEFALEPLSRRERECYMLTHGEGFSHATVAEMLGISAGSVSEYIQRAQRKITPLVAEILCVL